ttccggaagggaagacaaaaggctcaggcacctgcctgtctcctaaggggcaaacaagaagcaggcacccatctcaatgggatgcctatgctctgcccatctaagggcataattctagcttcacctttctataggtggaagcaggttgttggcaagtgtgcccattggctaagtccagcctcgagtgtctctaagtattgccccattttggtgccatattgctctctccttttgctttcatccatcatgcaactcacgattgtgtaagctataagcctCCCACGCAAGCGTACTGGGAAGCCTCtgtgaacatggaagccagcccaccgagTGTGCATtgaggacccgcaaaggatgaccccgtcGCCAGAAGCGACGTAGACCCAGtcgaaaaggactgagggaagcccccaaagagggtaagctgtaacacaaagggggaaggactagcccaagcctggctgtccagaaacgctgcaagctaattaaacagccaaataagcagaaatgcatcttgcatGGCCCCCACAGACCGCGGGAGTGAAAGGAGCCACCCTCTGCAGCCGCTCCGCAGCACATATCAGGGCAAAACACCCGGggtttccccgagggaaaagggagggcaaaagattagcctctccattgaagtcaaggcaatgactgtatcattataatttaaatggaagcagtcgcccagagaagcagcagtcagctcacctcgagccgagccaAGGCggggaagcatcgcgtcaccgcaccccccaccagagacctgcctacgggaaaaCTGCCCTTGTTCGTAGGATCGAGCACCAAAAAGACCTGACCTTCCTGAGCCGTCCTCCGGTCAGGAAGTCGcacccctccccgcagaccgcgggaggacaaagaagcgaactgcccttcccgcagaccacgggaggagaaagccaaccttgccccccccaccccacccccccccctcccccagagctgggagggagaaagaaagctcCGCCCGAACAgggctgcatgtatctttcatgtgtgtaacatttagtaaccttctattcaaagcgcccatGCATATccgtgtgatatttccagcttaacctgcctcgttaCATAGCTCTTACATAGCTCACAGCCGCAAGCCCCTTGTCGAGtcaccatctggtggacaagaggCGGAACTTCACcgtttcattcccttaattagaaattgactgtaaatattataattgggtataattgtaaatactaaatcagttaagGTGtgtattattacaaccgtgcatccgaatcaatatatataaagtaattaatagaatattaataataataataaacaattcaataactcatattttcataattcataattaatagtCACCATCATCCATCTCTATTCACTCTCTCCACGGCAGTCACTCACCTGGATGGGTCCTCTCCGTCCCAAAGCCCCAGAGGACTCTCACACTCAGCACCAGCTTGCATCCCAAcactctgcaaagcagaacctGTGCCATTGTCTGCTGAACAGCTGCTAGAAGGACAGAGCTGTGgccttgcagagaagcagcaatctTCCTGGGGAATGCTGTGAAAAGAGCTCAGGAGAAAGAAGGTTGAGGccaaaaggaggaaaacaaacttcCAGCCATAGGGCAACCTCTTTCCTGACATCTGCTGAGCTGATGGACCTCAAGATGGGGACTGCAGGTCAACCTCAGTGTAAATTTGATCTAAATCCCTGCAGTGATTCTAACCAATAGTTGGGGTCTGACTTGTTAAGCCTTGCTATGTAAAGCCACAGCCTGAGCTTAGGATTCAGGAAtttcaaactgctgctgctgccttcaagcTCTCCAGGAGCCACAGTGCCATGGGAAAGCACTGTCCCTGAAATCCCTGCACCCAAGCTCTGAGTCATAAACGAGGAACAAGTCTGGGAAGAGGATTGAATCTTACCtcacccaggctgctctctgaaggAGTTTAAAGAGTGAGGGAGTCCATTCTGAATGGTGTGACTCTACAGGaggccttcccttccctctttcatTCCCAGTCTCTCTCTTCCATCACTCCAGCCCAACACCAAGGGGATTTGCCTCTCACACTCATTCTAATCCTACACCAAATGGATTTCCCTTTGTAGAATTCCCCCATGGAGTCAGTCAGAGAGGGAAACTTGGCCATCAGCTTGAACCTGGATAAACCTCTCCTAAGCTTTGCTAAAGAACATCCAATTTTGGCaaattctcctcctgcctcagcagaaCTGACTGCTGCTGACTGTTCTCAGCTGCAGTTGGCTTTGGCCTTGTTCCTCTCAAACCAGGGCCATTGCTGGCTTACAAATGGCAACTCTTTCTTTTTGATGGGAACTGGCTCAGATGTAAACACCCCCATGGTGTGTGTAGtgatctgcagtgctgtggagaaggGTTGGGGATGAGAGAATTAAAGAAtgctggaatggtttgggttggaagggacctaaaagagCATCTAGTGCAACCCCTGAGCATGGGCAGGGAAATCTTCCACTagttcaggttgttcagagttCCTAAGCTTGGACACTTGCAGgggcatctccttctctgggcaacctgttccagtgtcctgtcAGCTTCACATGAAAAGATTTCATTCTTACGTCCAATCTAAGTCTGTcccctttcagtttaaagccattgtctctTGACCAGATGTTCGGAGGTGTGATTTTttcttgtaacagtgtgagagctgaaatcccacTCCCACACTGAAAataaccagactagctcagactggaagtaaatgaaagctgtaaTTACAAACAAATCcataatctatgatgaaatgcaatgaatgtatacaaatagacactattcacaacatttgcaaatataaataatcaacagaaaagcacaaccaaaccCCCTTTGCCTTCCCCTAGTGGCCTCCCCACtggccagaaggaatccccccagaccctacTGGCAGAATGACAGTGAAGAAGCAGAGGgactgttagacttagcttgtcaaggtcagtgtgttatatTCAGCCAGAATAGaacaagcagcagacagaaaccGAGTGACCAAGCCGAGTCCCAGAGTGCCAAActcccaaccttgttttgagtagagattattaaacatttctacctctccaatggaagtgtttagaataatcattattttgcttccttacacccaacagtgaattatttacattctttcaaaTTCTCTGCTTCAACTTgttgaggaaaaaataaaaagccagtcttaaaaccatcacactttcTTATATCCaatctcactctcccctctttcagtttaaggCCACTGTCTCTTGACCAGATGTTTGGAGGCCTCTGGCCTGTGACCATGAGGGAGAGGCTGAAGGCCCTGGGCTCTGTGATGTGGAAACTGGGGGCAGCTGAGGAGTAGCCTGAGAGTGCTTGAGGAGTGGTTTGAGACATGCTGAAGATTTTCTGCATAGTGAAGAGCAgcatgagaaagaaataaagccaCAAAGTGTGGTTGGGGAAGCCCAGACTGGacttgagaagaaagaaatgtcactgccagggcagtgctgtggggcaAGATGTCACCAAGCAGCACCATGGGTCAGCCAAAGCCTATGTGATTCAAGGAAGAGccaaggaggatggagagagagcaggaaaggaaggtGCCAGCAAGAAGGGGCAGCTGGGGGGCGTGACTCCAGCCTGCAGGAAAAGAGGCTCAGgacatgcagcagcagaggacagcctgaggtGCAGATGCCAGAGGGCAGTGCAAGAGCTGAAAGCCTCCTGGCAGAGCCAAGCTCTTCATGCCTTTGGTTGTGgctcctgcctgtgccactGATGCCTCTGAGGAGAcaactcctgctgccagccctggggcttCATTGCCTCCTTGTCCATCctcaggagcctggcaggggtTGTGCCATAGTCCTGCCATTGACATTGGTCCTCTCCATATCTCCCTGCTCCAGGACAAGCCCTGAAGAGTGAGTGAGGGACAGGATCTGCCTGTCCAAAGGCTGGGGGCTCAGGGTTTGACCCTTTGATTTAATGAAACTCCTTCAGGTTTACTCAGAACAAGAGCCAATCTCCTCTGATTGTCCTGACCTCTAACCACAGCCTGTATACACTTTCCCAGTAGTGTCCTCACTGGGACCCATCAACACTACAAAAAACTTTTGAATTTGACTTTGACTTCTTGAGAGGTTTCCTCATCATCCTCTCAGTCTCTAATGTTTACATGGCACCAAAGCCACCAGAGGGATCATTACATGCCTTGGGTGcatcctctgctgctcagctgggctgggttCAATGGCTGgatggatgtgctggaaaacaagcagcagagaaaagagagagctctggccaggagcagctcctctgcacagcacagcagggctgagggcactgccaggagatctcaggaagatgaagaaggcagagagagcttcaCGGTGGCCAGGAGGGTGACTGAGAGGTCAGTGGAGGAGAAGTCACTGCAGTTACTTTCATGGTGAGTCTCTGGGTGCAGGGCAGGGTagtgcagtgcagggcagggcagggcagggtagagcAGTATtcttgtgctgtgcagagggagctgtgttgggcagagctgctcacagttcTAAGCTCCCCCATGGGCATTTCTGAGGAGGCTTTCCagaaggacatcaaggcagcattttcctggAAGGGAAAGAGTCTTGGCTTTGAATGTTGATCACCTTGGTGTGTTGGGTGGGCAGTGTGAGACTAGAGTTTGTTTGTCTAGTCTGCAGAAGACTCTGAGACCCAAGGTCTCATTAGCCATTCTCTGAGGTGCTCCTGAGCCCCTGCACACCCAGAGCTGCCCCTGGGCAGTGTCCACCTGCTGGCAGGggtctgcagggcagagcacacagcaggtgGGATGGGCtgtgtcagcagggacagggaggagagctgggcacagagaagcagctcctggcagagacagctgcaggcagcatagacttgggcagggggagagagggagctgctgccagaggtGCCCTGGCAAGGGGGATCAGGCACCTCTGTGCCAttctctgcactgcagacacACTTCCCAATGCAAccttttgctctcctcttctGCACAGGCAGTGCCCTCAAAGCTATGGGCTCCAGGGAATCAGTCACCACCTTGGCAGCTGACATTCAGCTGAAGGCTCCTGCAGTGTGCACGCAAAAGGATGACAAAAGCTCTTCAGTGCcatcctgggagctgcagagagcagagctggccaaggagaaggcttcagcccaagcccctctgcctttctctcttcccttcattgtctctgcagcactgcagtgctctTCCCTCATTCTCCAGCCATCCACAGGACTCTTGCTCTGGGGCATTGCTGTTGCCATGTGGTCACTTTGTGTTCTGACTCTGACTCTGCAAGTCCTGTCCCAGAGCTGTCTGTATGGAAACTAAGTGTCCAAGCTGCCTTGGAAGGTGTGCTGAAGATGCCAGaggttgggggtggtggggaatgagctgatcccttgctgctgcagctcagggaggaggtgttctgtgagcactgcaatcttggtgtgcagagagaagtgttCCCTAACTTgtccctgccttttcctccttgcacaggtctgcatgggcagaggcagcagatggccaacagcagctccatcccccacttcctcctgctgccattgccaggcacaaggcagctgcagctcttgcacttctgcctcttcctggccatctacctggctgccctgatgggcaatggcctcatcatcaccaccataGCCTCTAACCACCACATCCACACTCCCatgtacttcttcctcctcaacctctccatCCTCGATTTGGGTTTCATCTCCACCACTGTGCCCAAATGCATGGAAAATACCCTCAGGAATACCAGGGACATTTCCTATGCAGGATGTGTTGCTCAGGtcttcttttttgtcttcttgaTTGTTGCAGAGTTTTCTCTCCTCACCACCATGTCCTATGATCGCTACGTTGCCATCTGCAGACCCCTGCACTATgagaccctcctgggcagcagagtttgtgtccacctggcagcagctgcttggggctgtggggttctcagtgctctgctgcacacagccaatacattttccctgcccctctgcaaGGGCAATGCTGTGGACcagttcttctgtgaaatcccccagatcctcaagctctcctgctccacatccTACCTCAGGGAACTTGGACTTGTTGTGTTCAGtctctttttattctttgtctgttttgtgttcATTGTGGTGTCCTATGTGCAGATCTtcagggctgtgctgaggatcccctctcagcagggacgccacaaagcctttgccacctgcctgcctcacctggctgtgctctgcctgtTTCTCAGCACCGTAATATTTGCCCACCTGAAGCCCTCCTCCatttcctccccatccctggatctgGTGGTGGCAGTTCTGTACTCAGTGGTGCCTCCAGCAGTGAACCCTCTCATCTACAGCCTGAGAAACCAGGACCTGaaggctgccctgagcaaactgatccctggatgctttcagaagcaataaactgtttgtcctctcctgcagagcagttctgatgtCACTCAGAGCAGGCCCAATATGGCCTTCTCTATCTCTTCCTATTTGCTTTGGATTTTTACTCTCTGCAACATTGTCATCCCCTTTCTAAATcaatctctgcttttcttttctgaccAAGAGTTTATTTTgaaggagctgtgctccttctTCGgttaaacaaaataaagaacttttccataatatttttttcctgagatccTTCCTCCAGGAATTTTCTGGAGCTTCAAGGAGAATTCCTGCAGAGTTGGCAGAGAAGAGTCCCAGCACATCAGCACTGCCAAAAACATCCAGCACTCCTTGGAACTCCTGTCCAtctcccagtacagactggCCCCTTCCAGTACCAACTGGATCTCCTGAACCCCTCCTAGCACAAACTGTTCCTCACCCCAGTACAAACTCATCCTCTGACTCTCTCCCACACCAATTCCATCCATCCCAGTACAAATTTCATACCGTGACCCCTCCCACTACAGAGTGGCCTCATCCCAGTACAAACTGCAGACCCTGATCCCATCCCACTAGAGACTGGGCCCCATCTCACTCCAGAGTCCCTTCAAGCCCTTGCCCTTGTCCCAGTATAAACTGATGCTCCTGATCCCATCCCAGTACAGTCTGAGACCCATTCCAGAACAAGCTGGAAGCCTTGGATAGGTCTCAGTATCAAATGAACCTCTCCAAGTGCAAAGCCAATAGCATGAGCACCCTGGCAGTACAGACAGGCTAAAAACTACCCCCCCTGAACAGCTCCCAGtacagctgtggcctcctcccACAGCCAACTGCATCATCTTGCCCTCTCCCACTGCAGTCTGGGTCCCATCCCACTACAAGCTGCACATCCCTTTGAAGCCTGACTGCAGCCATTCCAGTACAAGCTGGACACCCACTTGCTCTGCCAGTGCAGGCTGGGCCCTGTCCCAGTCCAAACCAGGTCCCTTTTACTCCTCCAAGTCCCTAGGAGGCCTCATCCCACTACACACTGgatccccttccccctcccagtATTCACTGGACAAGAGTTATTCTAAACTTCATCCCTTGGtcccctcccagtacagaccagCTCCCAGTCCAGTCCAGCTGGGACCTCTAGCTCTAGTCCAGTCCAGTCTGGCCCTTATCTAATGACCAAGTTGATCTTTTGAACCATTCCAGGACAGACCTGGCCCCCTCTCAGTACAGTCTGGATGTGCTgaaccccagcacagcacagatgtgCTCTCCTCCCATTACTAAGGGACTGTTTTGGCATCTCCCAGGACAGTCAGGGTCCCATCCCAGTACAGATCACATCCCCTGCAAATCCTGATTGCatcccagtacagactgggcCCCATCTCAATGCAAACCCTGATGCCATCCCAGTTCTcactgggctcttctccctataCAAACTGAATCTCTTTAATCCCCCCCAGTACAGACTGGGCAAGTCCTAGGCTCAACTGAatccctgcttccctcccagAACAGACATGGCCTCATTCCAGCACAAACTGGTTCTTCTTGCTCCATCCCAGTACATGCTGGGTCCTGTTGCAGTACCAAGTGGATTCCCAGGTCCCCTCCCAGTACCTACAGCATCCCTCCACATGGAAGCTGGATACTCTGATTCCATCCCAGCACATACTGGACACTGTCCCATTCCAAACTGGATCCCGTTTACGTCTCCACCTACACCCTTGGCCTTGCCCCAGTTTAAACTGGTTCCCCTGATGCCatcccagtacagactaggCCTTGGTCAAACACTAATTGGTGCCCTTGATCCCATCCCAGAATAGATGAGTTCCCATTCCAGTCCAAAGAAATTGCTTTAAATGCCTCCAAGTCCAGTCTTGGCCTTGTCCCAGTATAAactgcttctcctgctcctaTCCCAGTACAGGCTGAGACCTGCCccagcacaaactggagccaATGGCATCATTCACTCTAGAGTAGGGACCACCCCAGTGCAAACAGCACCCTCTTGCTCTCCTCCCAGCACAGACATTGTTTTGTCCTAGAGCAAACTCACAGCCCTTGGCCCCCTCCCGCTTTCCAATGCCTCCCTCTCCGTGGAAACTGGAGGCCATGAGCCCTGCCAGTACTAAATGCATTCctgccaggggaaaaaagataTCCAGACCCCCCCTGAATTCCAAATGCATTTCAGTGTCTACTGCACAGGACTCCTTCCCAGGACATCCTGAGCCCACTCCCACTAAAAACTCTCTGCCCTTGACCCAGGCCTCTTGGGCCCCCTCCCAGTACAAACTGGCTCCCCTGGCCTCATCCCAGTACAGTCTGAGACCCAGCCCAGTACATCCTGGCTCATTTAAAAtgctcccagcacagactgGTTCCTCTCATACTTCAAACTGGTTACCTTTACCCCATCCCAGGACAGATTGGGCCCCTCCCACTCCAAACTGGATTCCTTTAACCCCTCCCAGCAAACACTGTGTCTGGTCCAAGAATAAATTGGATCCCCTACTGCCCTCCCAATACAGACTGGGCTCCATTCCAGTTCAAACTGGATCCACTGGCCCCATCCCAGTGGAGATTGGGTCCCTCCCAATACAAACTGCAGCGCTTTCACCTCTCTCAGTACAGCTCAGTCTCAGCACAAACTGCATCTCCTGAATGCTTCCCAACACAGATGACCTCACCCcatgtagtgaaggcatcacacacccagaattatgcccacagataccagctaacttgtctgGGAGAATaacaacatgttctgggaagtccccccttccaccctcctttcaggaggggaGGACAAAAGGCTCTGGTGCCTttctgtctcctaaggggtaaacaactgcaggcacctaTCTCAATGGCAttcctatgctctgtccatctaagggcataattctagcttcaccttttctataggtggaagcaggttgctggcaagtgtgcccattggctagctccagcctcgagtatctataagtattgctccatttgttACTGCGTTgctctcttcttttgctttcactcgtcATGTAACTCATGCTGCGTCCACTGTTAAGTCTCCTTACACGCAAGTATACTGGAAGCCTCATGGGAAGCCAGCCCACTGACTTTGCTTTGAGGAATCAGCAAATAGGATGACCCCTTCGCTGACAGAACATCAGCGTCGTATGCCCAAGAGAGGATCAAATCAGACCCagtcaaaaggactgagggaagccccgagAGAGTGGGTAAGCTAAAACCCATAAGGGGAAGGACCTAGCCCGAACCAGGTGGTCCAAAAATCTGCTGCAGCAATAAGCAGCCAagtaagcagaaatgcatcttgcgtagcccccACCGGCcatgggagagaaagggagccaccCACTGTAGCTGTTCCGCAGCCCGTACTAGGGCGaagcacctgggatttccccaagggaaagagagagcaaaagattagcctctccattgaagtcaagg
The window above is part of the Indicator indicator isolate 239-I01 chromosome 6, UM_Iind_1.1, whole genome shotgun sequence genome. Proteins encoded here:
- the LOC128967690 gene encoding olfactory receptor 14J1-like; the protein is MANSSSIPHFLLLPLPGTRQLQLLHFCLFLAIYLAALMGNGLIITTIASNHHIHTPMYFFLLNLSILDLGFISTTVPKCMENTLRNTRDISYAGCVAQVFFFVFLIVAEFSLLTTMSYDRYVAICRPLHYETLLGSRVCVHLAAAAWGCGVLSALLHTANTFSLPLCKGNAVDQFFCEIPQILKLSCSTSYLRELGLVVFSLFLFFVCFVFIVVSYVQIFRAVLRIPSQQGRHKAFATCLPHLAVLCLFLSTVIFAHLKPSSISSPSLDLVVAVLYSVVPPAVNPLIYSLRNQDLKAALSKLIPGCFQKQ